In Vogesella indigofera, a single window of DNA contains:
- a CDS encoding YgaP family membrane protein yields MKQNIGNTERVIRIVVGLAITSLAFIGPASPWALLGLVPVATGVFGWCPPYALLGINTCKHKS; encoded by the coding sequence ATGAAACAGAATATCGGCAATACCGAACGCGTGATCCGCATCGTGGTGGGACTGGCGATCACCAGCCTCGCCTTCATCGGGCCGGCGTCGCCGTGGGCGCTGCTGGGGCTGGTGCCGGTGGCCACCGGCGTGTTCGGCTGGTGTCCGCCGTACGCGCTGCTGGGCATCAATACCTGCAAGCACAAGTCGTGA
- a CDS encoding DMT family transporter, whose amino-acid sequence MTEPRDWLWLLLLAAMWGGSFLFMRVAVPALGPFPLIALRLGVATLALLPLLWWQPGGFGLWRQHWRAIAVVGVFLSALPFCLIAWATLTLPAGVASVLNATTPLMTALWAMPLAGEAMTRQRAAGLALGLAGVLVLTLGRGAAFGLDSALPVLAMLGATACYGWSGHMAKRWLPGLPPLVTATGSLASGAILLLPLALWTWPPQAPTATVWGAVLLLALACTAFAYVIFYRLIEKLGATRASSVTYLVPVFGVLWGALWLGEVVSVAMLAGGVLILAGVLLLSWQRRA is encoded by the coding sequence ATGACGGAGCCGCGCGACTGGTTGTGGTTGCTGCTGCTGGCGGCGATGTGGGGTGGTTCTTTCCTGTTCATGCGCGTGGCGGTGCCGGCGCTGGGGCCGTTCCCACTGATCGCGCTGCGCCTCGGCGTGGCGACGCTGGCGTTGTTGCCGCTGTTGTGGTGGCAGCCAGGCGGCTTCGGGCTGTGGCGGCAGCACTGGCGCGCCATCGCCGTGGTCGGCGTGTTCCTGTCGGCGCTGCCGTTCTGCCTGATCGCGTGGGCGACGCTGACGCTGCCGGCCGGGGTGGCGTCGGTGTTGAACGCCACCACGCCGCTGATGACCGCGCTGTGGGCGATGCCGCTGGCCGGTGAGGCGATGACGCGGCAGCGCGCCGCCGGGCTGGCGCTGGGGCTGGCCGGGGTGCTGGTGCTGACGCTGGGGCGCGGTGCGGCGTTCGGGCTGGACAGCGCGCTGCCGGTGCTGGCGATGCTGGGCGCCACCGCCTGCTACGGCTGGTCCGGGCACATGGCCAAGCGCTGGCTGCCGGGGTTGCCGCCGCTGGTGACGGCGACCGGCAGCCTGGCGTCCGGCGCCATCCTGCTGTTGCCGCTGGCACTGTGGACGTGGCCGCCGCAGGCGCCGACGGCCACGGTGTGGGGCGCGGTGCTGCTGCTGGCGCTGGCCTGTACCGCGTTTGCCTACGTGATCTTCTACCGCCTGATCGAGAAGCTGGGCGCTACCCGCGCCAGCAGCGTCACCTATCTGGTGCCGGTGTTCGGGGTGCTGTGGGGCGCGCTGTGGCTGGGCGAGGTGGTGAGCGTGGCGATGCTGGCCGGCGGTGTGCTGATCCTGGCCGGGGTGCTGCTGCTGAGCTGGCAGCGCCGCGCCTGA
- the prfA gene encoding peptide chain release factor 1 codes for MKPSIAAKLAQLDDRLEEVTQLLMSEQATANMDTFRKLTREHAELTPVVEAFNAYRQCEADIATASELLDDPDMKEFAQEEIGDAKNRLAALDVELQKLLLPKDPNDDKNIFLEIRAGTGGDEAALFAADLLRMYTRFAERNRWQAEIVSASESDLGGYKEVIVRLVGQGAYSKLKFESGGHRVQRVPATETQGRIHTSACTVAVMAEADEIAEVVLNPADLRIDTYRASGAGGQHINKTDSAVRITHLPTGIVAECQDGRSQHANKASAMQVLAARIYDIQLREKNQKEAAERKSLIGSGDRSERIRTYNYPQGRITDHRINLTLYKLDQAMDGDLYELTDALVAERQAELLAQLSEGS; via the coding sequence ATGAAACCCTCGATTGCCGCGAAACTGGCCCAGCTCGATGACCGGCTGGAAGAAGTCACGCAACTGCTGATGTCCGAACAGGCCACCGCCAATATGGACACCTTCCGCAAGCTCACCCGCGAACACGCCGAATTGACCCCGGTGGTCGAGGCGTTCAACGCCTACCGCCAGTGCGAAGCCGACATCGCCACCGCCAGCGAACTGCTGGACGACCCGGACATGAAGGAATTCGCGCAGGAAGAAATTGGCGACGCCAAAAACCGGCTCGCCGCGCTGGATGTCGAGCTACAGAAACTGCTGCTGCCGAAAGACCCCAACGACGACAAGAACATCTTTCTTGAAATCCGCGCCGGCACCGGCGGCGACGAGGCGGCGCTGTTCGCCGCCGACCTCTTGCGCATGTACACCCGCTTTGCCGAACGCAACCGCTGGCAGGCCGAGATCGTCTCCGCCAGCGAATCCGACCTCGGCGGCTACAAGGAAGTCATCGTGCGCCTGGTCGGCCAGGGCGCCTATTCCAAGCTGAAATTCGAATCCGGCGGCCACCGCGTGCAGCGCGTGCCGGCCACCGAGACCCAGGGCCGCATCCACACCTCCGCCTGCACCGTGGCGGTGATGGCCGAAGCCGACGAGATCGCCGAAGTGGTGCTCAACCCCGCCGACCTGCGCATCGACACCTATCGTGCCAGCGGCGCCGGCGGCCAGCACATCAACAAGACCGATTCCGCGGTGCGCATCACCCACCTGCCCACCGGCATCGTCGCCGAATGCCAGGACGGCCGCTCGCAGCACGCCAACAAGGCCAGCGCGATGCAGGTACTGGCGGCGCGCATCTACGACATCCAGCTGCGCGAGAAGAACCAGAAGGAAGCCGCCGAGCGCAAGAGCCTGATCGGCTCCGGCGACCGCTCCGAGCGCATTCGCACCTACAACTACCCGCAGGGCCGCATCACCGACCACCGCATCAACCTCACCTTGTACAAGCTGGATCAGGCGATGGACGGCGACCTGTACGAGCTGACCGACGCGCTGGTGGCCGAGCGCCAGGCGGAGCTGCTGGCGCAGCTGTCGGAGGGCAGTTGA
- the hemA gene encoding glutamyl-tRNA reductase — translation MHLVAFGLNHHTAPLAIRERLAFPAETLPGALAQLVDSQAAREATIVSTCNRTELYCATQQPDAALAWLANYHGLSLDEVRPYLYQLDAAEAARHAFRVASGLDSMVLGETQILGQIKDAVRTAERAGTLGSLLNGLFQKTFAVAKDVRSQTAVGASSVSMAAAGVRLTEQIFASVGELNVLFIGAGEMIELVATHYAARNPACITVANRTLERGQALAAQFGGNAITLAELPDHLHHYDVVVSSTASQLPIIGKGMVERAIKARRHRPIFMLDLAVPRDIEAEVGELSDVYLYTVDDIAGIVEVGQQARSQAAEEAETIIAHRVGEFTDWLKRRESVPLIRALRDEAERTRRNALEAAMKQLAKGAPPEKVLEVLSVQLTNKLMHPPTQALSSGSGAAHDAQVALIASLYRLHPES, via the coding sequence ATGCACCTGGTTGCCTTTGGACTGAACCACCACACCGCCCCGCTGGCGATACGCGAACGGCTGGCCTTCCCTGCAGAAACCCTGCCGGGCGCCTTGGCGCAGCTGGTGGATTCGCAGGCCGCGCGCGAGGCGACCATCGTCTCCACCTGTAACCGCACCGAGCTGTACTGCGCCACGCAGCAGCCGGACGCGGCACTGGCGTGGCTGGCCAACTACCACGGCCTGAGCCTGGACGAAGTGCGTCCCTACCTGTACCAGCTCGACGCCGCCGAAGCGGCGCGCCACGCCTTCCGCGTCGCCTCCGGGCTGGATTCCATGGTGCTGGGCGAAACGCAGATCCTGGGCCAGATCAAGGACGCGGTGCGCACCGCCGAACGTGCCGGCACCCTCGGCAGCCTGCTCAACGGCCTGTTCCAGAAAACCTTTGCCGTGGCCAAGGACGTGCGCAGCCAGACCGCGGTCGGCGCCAGCTCGGTGTCGATGGCCGCCGCCGGCGTGCGCCTCACCGAGCAGATCTTCGCCTCGGTCGGCGAGCTGAACGTGCTGTTCATCGGCGCCGGCGAGATGATCGAACTGGTCGCCACCCACTACGCCGCGCGCAACCCGGCCTGTATCACCGTCGCCAACCGCACGCTGGAGCGTGGCCAGGCACTGGCGGCGCAATTCGGCGGCAACGCCATCACCCTCGCCGAGCTGCCCGATCACCTGCACCACTACGACGTGGTGGTCAGCTCCACCGCCAGCCAGCTGCCCATCATCGGCAAGGGCATGGTCGAGCGCGCCATCAAGGCGCGCCGCCACCGCCCGATCTTCATGCTCGACCTGGCGGTGCCGCGCGACATCGAGGCCGAGGTCGGCGAGCTGTCCGACGTCTACCTCTACACCGTCGACGACATCGCCGGCATCGTCGAAGTCGGCCAGCAGGCGCGCAGCCAGGCGGCGGAAGAAGCCGAAACCATCATCGCCCACCGCGTCGGCGAATTCACCGACTGGCTCAAGCGCCGCGAAAGCGTGCCGCTGATCCGTGCGCTGCGCGACGAAGCCGAACGCACCCGCCGCAACGCGCTGGAGGCCGCCATGAAACAGCTGGCCAAAGGTGCACCGCCGGAAAAAGTGCTGGAAGTCCTGTCGGTACAACTGACCAACAAACTGATGCATCCGCCGACGCAGGCGCTGTCTTCCGGCAGCGGCGCGGCGCACGACGCACAGGTGGCGCTGATCGCCAGCCTGTATCGTTTGCACCCGGAGTCGTAA
- the fghA gene encoding S-formylglutathione hydrolase, whose translation MEMIASNKSFGGWHKQYRHDSAVLGCRMRFAVYLPPQAASGQPVPVLYWLSGLTCTDENFMHKAGALRVAAELGIAIVAPDTSPRGDDVADDAGYDLGQGAGFYVNASEAPWMRHYRMYDYVSQELPALIAAHFPVSGRRAIAGHSMGGHGALICALKRPQDYVSVSALSPIANPVNAPWGQKAFSAYLGADRAAWQEWDASVLMAAANADARLPCRVDIGLADGFLAEQLQPEALERAAAASGYPLQLHRHDGYDHSYYFIASFIEAQLRFHAGHLFA comes from the coding sequence CTGGAAATGATCGCCAGCAACAAGAGCTTCGGCGGCTGGCACAAGCAGTACCGCCACGATTCGGCGGTGCTGGGCTGCCGCATGCGCTTTGCCGTCTACCTGCCGCCGCAGGCCGCCAGCGGCCAGCCGGTGCCGGTGCTGTACTGGCTGTCGGGGCTGACCTGCACCGACGAGAACTTCATGCACAAGGCCGGCGCGCTGCGCGTCGCCGCCGAGCTGGGCATTGCCATCGTGGCGCCGGATACCAGCCCGCGTGGTGACGACGTCGCCGACGACGCCGGCTACGACCTCGGCCAGGGCGCTGGCTTCTATGTCAACGCCAGCGAGGCGCCATGGATGCGCCACTACCGCATGTACGACTACGTGAGCCAGGAGCTGCCGGCGCTGATCGCCGCCCACTTCCCGGTCAGCGGCCGTCGCGCCATCGCCGGCCACTCCATGGGTGGTCACGGTGCCTTGATCTGCGCGCTGAAACGGCCGCAGGACTACGTGTCGGTGTCGGCGCTCAGCCCGATCGCCAACCCGGTCAACGCGCCGTGGGGGCAGAAGGCGTTCAGCGCCTACCTCGGTGCCGACCGCGCCGCGTGGCAGGAATGGGACGCCAGCGTGCTGATGGCCGCCGCCAATGCCGACGCGCGGCTGCCGTGCCGGGTCGATATCGGCCTCGCCGACGGCTTCCTCGCCGAACAGCTGCAGCCGGAAGCGCTGGAACGCGCCGCCGCCGCCAGCGGCTACCCGCTGCAGCTGCACCGCCACGACGGCTACGACCACAGCTACTACTTCATCGCCAGCTTCATCGAGGCGCAGCTGCGCTTCCACGCCGGCCACCTGTTCGCCTGA
- a CDS encoding S-(hydroxymethyl)glutathione dehydrogenase/class III alcohol dehydrogenase, producing the protein MSEIIKCKAAVAWAAGQPLSIEDIEVMPPQAGEVRVRIVASGVCHTDAFTLSGEDPEGIFPCILGHEGGGIVESVGAGVTSVAVGDHVIPLYTPECGECKFCKSGKTNLCQKIRATQGRGLMPDGTTRFRSKDGQPIYHYMGTSTFSEYTVLPEISLAKVNPAAPLEEVCLLGCGVTTGMGAVVNTAKVKAGDSVAIFGLGGIGLSAIIGARMAGAGRIIGIDINEGKFELAKKLGATDVINPKSFDKPIQDVIVEMTDGGVDFSFECIGNVNVMRSALECCHKGWGESVIIGVAGAGQEISTRPFQLVTGRVWRGSAFGGVRGRSELPDYVERYLNGEFRLDDFITHTMPLQDINTAFELMHEGKSIRSVIHYDK; encoded by the coding sequence GTGAGCGAAATCATCAAATGCAAGGCCGCGGTGGCCTGGGCCGCCGGCCAGCCACTGTCCATCGAAGACATCGAAGTGATGCCGCCGCAAGCCGGCGAGGTGCGCGTGCGCATCGTCGCCAGCGGCGTGTGCCACACCGACGCCTTCACCCTGTCCGGCGAAGATCCGGAAGGCATCTTCCCCTGCATCCTCGGCCACGAGGGCGGCGGCATCGTGGAGTCGGTCGGCGCCGGCGTCACCAGCGTCGCCGTCGGCGACCACGTGATCCCGCTGTACACGCCGGAGTGCGGCGAGTGCAAGTTCTGCAAGTCGGGCAAGACCAATTTGTGCCAGAAGATCCGCGCCACCCAGGGCCGTGGCCTGATGCCGGACGGCACCACCCGTTTCCGCAGCAAAGACGGCCAGCCGATCTACCACTACATGGGTACCTCCACCTTCTCCGAGTACACCGTGCTGCCGGAGATCTCGCTGGCCAAGGTGAACCCGGCGGCGCCGCTGGAAGAAGTGTGCCTGCTCGGCTGCGGCGTCACCACCGGCATGGGCGCGGTGGTGAATACGGCCAAGGTCAAGGCCGGTGACAGCGTCGCCATCTTCGGCCTCGGCGGCATCGGCCTGTCGGCCATCATCGGCGCGCGCATGGCCGGCGCCGGCCGCATCATCGGCATCGACATCAACGAGGGCAAGTTCGAGCTGGCGAAGAAGCTGGGCGCCACCGACGTGATCAACCCGAAAAGCTTCGACAAGCCTATTCAGGACGTGATCGTGGAAATGACCGACGGCGGCGTCGATTTCTCCTTCGAGTGCATCGGCAACGTCAATGTGATGCGTTCGGCGCTGGAGTGCTGCCACAAGGGCTGGGGCGAGTCGGTGATCATCGGCGTCGCCGGTGCCGGCCAGGAAATCAGCACCCGCCCGTTCCAGCTGGTCACCGGCCGCGTGTGGCGCGGCTCGGCCTTCGGTGGCGTACGCGGCCGTTCCGAGCTGCCGGACTACGTCGAGCGCTACCTGAACGGCGAATTCCGCCTCGACGACTTCATCACCCACACCATGCCGCTGCAGGACATCAACACCGCGTTCGAGCTGATGCACGAGGGCAAGAGCATCCGTTCGGTGATCCACTACGACAAGTAA
- a CDS encoding LysR substrate-binding domain-containing protein has product MLAWEGVCEFVSVAEQGSFTRAALALSLSVAQVSRQVTRLETRLGAQLLYRTTRHVTLTETGQLYLQHCRQLLDSLADAERAVSQHLAVPQGTLKLTAPLAYGESHIAPLITAFGQQYPALEINLNLSNQLLDLVHDGYDLAIRIGHLADSSLMARRLASRRQFICAAPGYLARHGIPNSLSELEQHNCLLGSNEVWHVQEQGKRRLLRVRGSLRCNSGHALVHAALQQVGIVQLPDYYVARHLQSGALVALLGAYQEPDEGIWALYPHNRQLSPKVRMLVDFLAAELPQRQLP; this is encoded by the coding sequence ATGCTGGCATGGGAAGGGGTGTGCGAGTTCGTCAGCGTGGCCGAGCAGGGCAGCTTTACCCGCGCCGCGCTGGCGCTGTCGCTGTCGGTGGCGCAGGTCAGCCGCCAGGTGACGCGGCTGGAGACGCGGCTGGGCGCGCAGCTCTTGTATCGCACCACCCGCCACGTGACGCTGACCGAGACCGGCCAGCTGTACCTGCAGCACTGCCGCCAGCTGCTGGATTCGCTGGCCGACGCCGAGCGCGCGGTGTCGCAGCATCTGGCGGTGCCGCAGGGCACGCTGAAGCTGACCGCGCCGCTGGCCTACGGCGAGAGCCACATCGCGCCGCTGATCACCGCCTTCGGCCAGCAGTACCCGGCGCTGGAGATCAACCTCAACCTCAGCAACCAGCTGCTGGACCTGGTGCACGACGGCTACGACCTGGCGATCCGCATCGGCCACCTCGCCGACTCGTCGCTGATGGCACGGCGGCTGGCGTCGCGGCGGCAGTTCATCTGCGCCGCGCCCGGCTACCTGGCGCGCCACGGCATCCCCAACAGCCTGTCGGAGCTGGAGCAGCACAACTGCCTGCTCGGCAGCAACGAGGTGTGGCACGTGCAGGAACAGGGCAAGCGCCGCCTGCTGCGCGTGCGCGGCAGCCTGCGCTGCAACAGCGGCCACGCGCTGGTGCACGCCGCGCTGCAGCAGGTCGGCATCGTGCAGCTGCCGGACTACTACGTGGCGCGCCATCTGCAAAGCGGCGCGCTGGTGGCACTGCTGGGCGCCTACCAGGAGCCGGACGAGGGCATCTGGGCGCTGTACCCGCACAACCGCCAGCTGTCGCCCAAGGTGCGCATGCTGGTCGATTTCCTCGCCGCCGAACTGCCACAGCGGCAGCTGCCCTAG
- the pdxH gene encoding pyridoxamine 5'-phosphate oxidase, with protein MALNLADIRLEYSRHELSPDDCLPDAVAQFEQWLHEAIAAEVNEPTAMHVASVDEHGRPSARIVLLKGVEHGQLVFYTNYLSRKGRQLDGNPYIAITFFWPELERQVRIEGRVARVADEVSDAYFASRPYTSRIGAWASEQSSVIDSKTVLVSRAAGFGLKHPLSVPRPPHWGGYAVVPDRVEFWQGRPSRLHDRVLYTLQADGSWLRQRLAP; from the coding sequence ATGGCGCTCAATCTCGCCGATATCCGCTTGGAATACAGCCGACACGAACTCTCACCCGACGACTGCCTGCCGGACGCCGTTGCCCAGTTCGAGCAGTGGCTGCACGAGGCCATCGCCGCCGAAGTCAACGAGCCGACCGCGATGCACGTCGCCAGTGTCGACGAACACGGCCGGCCGTCGGCGCGCATCGTGCTGCTGAAAGGGGTGGAACACGGACAACTGGTGTTCTATACCAATTACCTCAGCCGCAAGGGCCGCCAGCTGGACGGCAATCCTTATATCGCGATTACCTTCTTCTGGCCGGAGCTGGAACGGCAGGTGCGCATCGAGGGCCGCGTAGCGCGGGTGGCGGACGAGGTGTCCGACGCCTACTTCGCCAGCCGCCCGTACACCAGCCGCATCGGCGCCTGGGCCAGCGAGCAGAGCAGCGTGATCGACAGCAAGACGGTGCTGGTCAGCCGCGCCGCCGGCTTCGGCCTCAAGCACCCGCTGTCGGTGCCGCGCCCGCCGCACTGGGGCGGTTACGCGGTGGTGCCCGACCGCGTCGAATTCTGGCAGGGCCGTCCCAGCCGCCTGCACGACCGCGTGCTGTACACCCTGCAAGCCGACGGCAGCTGGCTGCGCCAGCGCCTCGCCCCCTAA
- a CDS encoding DUF1456 family protein has translation MINNDILRSVRFIIDCPDNRMLAILRHVEPLADDDFAPLLKKDDDPAFRQCSDELLGAFLDGLIIERRGRRDGAPAPAPLLRLNNNEILKKLRIAFDLKQEDIEALMARSDFKVSSSEISALFRKADHKHFRPCGDQFLRYLLKGLALRERPDDAASGKA, from the coding sequence ATGATCAATAACGACATCCTGCGCAGCGTGCGCTTCATCATCGATTGCCCCGACAACCGCATGCTGGCGATCCTGCGCCACGTCGAGCCGCTGGCCGACGACGACTTCGCGCCGCTGCTGAAGAAGGACGACGATCCGGCCTTCCGCCAGTGCAGCGACGAGCTGCTCGGCGCCTTTCTCGACGGCCTGATCATCGAACGCCGCGGCCGCCGCGACGGCGCGCCGGCACCGGCGCCGCTCTTGCGCCTCAACAACAACGAGATCCTGAAGAAGCTGCGCATCGCCTTCGACCTGAAACAGGAAGACATCGAGGCGCTGATGGCGCGCAGCGACTTCAAGGTGTCCAGCAGCGAGATCAGCGCGCTGTTCCGCAAGGCCGACCACAAGCACTTCCGCCCCTGCGGCGACCAGTTCCTGCGCTACCTGCTGAAGGGGCTGGCGCTGCGCGAACGGCCGGACGACGCGGCCAGCGGCAAGGCGTAA
- a CDS encoding 2-hydroxymuconate tautomerase family protein — protein MPYVNIKITREGATPEQKAELIAGVTGLLRDVLGKNPATTVVVIDEVDTDNWGIGGESVTVRRARGS, from the coding sequence ATGCCGTACGTGAATATCAAGATTACCCGCGAGGGCGCGACGCCGGAGCAGAAGGCGGAACTGATCGCTGGCGTCACCGGCCTGCTGCGCGACGTGCTGGGCAAGAACCCGGCCACCACCGTGGTGGTGATCGACGAGGTCGACACCGACAACTGGGGCATAGGCGGCGAGAGCGTCACCGTGCGCCGCGCGCGCGGCAGCTGA
- a CDS encoding DMT family transporter yields MPAAVPRRGYFYILACVLLWSSFMLIARLGGKTPLTPYDVLALRLATASAVLCWLPKPPAAAWRDAAMWGLALIGCVAFCLLCYGAVRWVPAAHLALLVAGLQPFLLALLLLLWRQGWPQRATWPGYALMALGLLLLAWPLFAGQAAPGQWLGDGMLLLAGVLWALYALLAKRRPYDAWQMTSFVTLASALLYLPVYLLWLPKGLAQTPWPVIAGQALFHGISPAIVAMLCYLRAVALLGPSRVAALMALIPVVAGVAAVPLLHEPLTPALAGALLSVSLGAWWVARPVSVERGRGLRPTLTEEKPCRT; encoded by the coding sequence ATGCCCGCTGCTGTCCCGCGTCGCGGTTACTTCTACATCCTGGCCTGCGTGCTGCTTTGGAGCAGCTTCATGCTGATCGCCCGCCTCGGCGGCAAGACGCCGCTGACGCCGTACGACGTGCTGGCGCTGCGGCTGGCCACCGCCAGCGCGGTGCTGTGCTGGCTGCCCAAGCCGCCGGCCGCCGCCTGGCGCGATGCGGCCATGTGGGGGCTGGCGCTGATCGGCTGTGTCGCCTTTTGCCTGCTGTGCTACGGTGCGGTGCGCTGGGTGCCGGCGGCGCACCTGGCGCTGCTGGTAGCCGGCCTGCAGCCGTTCCTGCTCGCCCTGCTGCTGCTGTTGTGGCGGCAAGGTTGGCCGCAACGCGCGACGTGGCCGGGCTACGCGCTGATGGCGCTGGGCCTGCTGCTGCTGGCGTGGCCGCTGTTTGCTGGCCAGGCGGCGCCGGGGCAGTGGCTGGGCGACGGCATGCTGCTGCTGGCCGGCGTGCTGTGGGCGCTGTACGCGCTACTGGCCAAGCGGAGGCCGTATGATGCGTGGCAGATGACCAGTTTCGTCACGCTGGCGTCGGCGCTGCTGTACTTGCCGGTCTACCTGCTGTGGCTGCCCAAGGGGCTGGCGCAGACGCCGTGGCCGGTGATCGCCGGCCAGGCGCTGTTTCACGGCATCAGCCCGGCGATCGTCGCCATGCTGTGCTACCTGCGCGCGGTGGCGCTGCTGGGGCCGTCGCGGGTGGCGGCCTTGATGGCGCTGATCCCGGTGGTGGCCGGGGTGGCGGCGGTGCCGCTGTTGCACGAACCGCTGACGCCGGCGCTGGCCGGTGCGTTGTTGAGTGTGTCGCTGGGCGCCTGGTGGGTGGCGCGCCCGGTCTCTGTTGAACGTGGTCGCGGCTTGCGGCCCACCCTTACCGAGGAGAAACCATGCCGTACGTGA
- a CDS encoding LysR family transcriptional regulator has translation MDLGDLAIFQAVLQEGGITAAARRLNRVQSNITTRIRQLEDDLGVSLFQREGKRLQPTPAARILQDYAGQLLGLAQEARDAVISNAPQGQLRLGAMENTAAVRLPPLLADFHQRYPAVQLELRTGATARLIAEVLAGTLDCALVCGPVADARLESQPFCRETLLLIGARGRPPLLEDRPHTLLAFDSGCAYRQRLELWLRHSGCAVDRIVELDSYHAMISCAASGMGLALVPQALLACMPAGDSVTCHALPDDIAIADTVLIRRRQQRHAAVDAFAGLLAACATIVGESAA, from the coding sequence ATGGATCTCGGCGACCTCGCCATTTTCCAGGCGGTGCTGCAGGAAGGCGGCATCACCGCCGCCGCGCGCCGCCTCAACCGCGTGCAGTCCAACATCACCACCCGCATCCGCCAGCTGGAAGACGACCTCGGCGTCAGCCTGTTCCAGCGCGAGGGCAAGCGGCTGCAGCCGACGCCGGCGGCGCGCATCCTGCAGGATTACGCCGGCCAGCTGCTGGGGCTGGCGCAGGAGGCCCGCGACGCGGTGATCAGCAACGCGCCGCAGGGCCAGCTGCGGCTGGGGGCGATGGAAAACACCGCCGCGGTGCGCCTGCCGCCGCTGCTGGCCGACTTCCACCAGCGCTATCCGGCGGTGCAGCTGGAACTGCGCACCGGCGCCACCGCGCGGCTGATTGCCGAAGTGCTGGCCGGCACGCTCGATTGCGCGCTGGTGTGCGGCCCGGTGGCAGACGCGCGGCTGGAAAGCCAGCCGTTCTGCCGCGAAACGCTGCTGCTGATCGGCGCGCGCGGGCGGCCGCCGCTGCTGGAAGACCGGCCGCACACGCTGCTGGCCTTCGACAGCGGCTGCGCCTACCGCCAGCGACTGGAGCTGTGGCTGCGCCATAGCGGCTGCGCGGTGGACCGTATCGTGGAGCTGGATTCCTACCACGCGATGATCAGCTGCGCCGCCAGCGGCATGGGACTGGCGCTGGTGCCGCAGGCGCTGCTGGCCTGCATGCCGGCCGGTGACAGCGTGACCTGCCACGCGCTGCCGGACGATATCGCCATCGCCGACACCGTGCTGATCCGCCGTCGCCAGCAACGCCATGCCGCGGTGGACGCCTTTGCCGGGCTGTTGGCAGCTTGTGCCACGATAGTCGGCGAAAGCGCAGCCTGA